The Mycolicibacterium parafortuitum nucleotide sequence CATGGTCTGGATGGCGCGTTCGGTGGTCCGCACCGCCAGCTCGCTGGCGGCGAGCTTCGACATCGACCCCTCGCCGCGTTCGAACGGGACGCCGGTCGCGGCCATCCACGACGCCCGCCAGGTCAGCAGCCGGGCGGCGTCGAGCCCGGTGGCCAGATCGGCCAGCGGAAACGCGATGCCCTGGTTGTCGATGATCGGTGCGCCGAAAGCCTCCCGGCGGTTGGCGTACTCGGTGACGTACTCCAGTGCCGCCCTGGCGATTCCGAGCGCTTGCGCGGCGACCATCGGCCGGGTCTGTTCGAACGTGCCCAGCGTCGCCGAGCCGGAGTGCCTGCCGCCCTCGACGGCCTCCCGGGCGCGGGCGAGCTTGTAGTCGAGCTTCTCCTGGCCTCCGAGTAGGTGATCACCCGGGATCCGCACCGAGTTGAACTTCAGCTCCGCGGTGTGTGACGCGCGGCAGCCCAGCTTGTCGAGCTTGCGCACCATGTCCAGGCCCGGCGTGCCGCCGGGCACCACGAACAGTGCCTGACCCTTGTGGCCGAGTTCCTGGTCGACGACGGCATTGACCACGTGCACGTTGGCGATACCGCCGTTGCCGATCCACATCTTGTGGCCGTCGATGATCCAGTCGTCGCCATCGCGGCGAGCGGTGGTGCGCAGGTTGCGGACGTCGCTGCCGCCCTCGGGTTCGGAGATGGCCAGCGCGGCGAGCTTGAGGTCGCCCGGCGTGCCGAAACATTCGGGCGCCCACTGCAGCATCTGCTCCGGCGACGCCGCCTGTCCGATCGCCGACAGTGCCAGGGCCGGCATCACGATGGCCAGGCCGATGCCGGCGCATCCCCAGAACAGCTCCTCCATGAACATCGGCAGCGACAGCCCGGTCGGGTCGCCGATCAGGTCGCGGTAGAACAGCGGACTGTAGAAGCCCCGGCGGGCGGCCTCCTCGAGGACCGGCCACGGGAACTCCTGCCGCTGGTCGTAGTCGGCGGCCACCGGACGGATGACCTCTTCGGCGAACTCGTGGGTGCGGCGGGCCAGGTCGTGCTGGGCGGCAGTGGGTGTGATGTCGAACGTCATGAGAACCCCCGGGGTTGAGTGCACATGTGTTCACTCTTACCCAGTCCGGTTCTGGACTACTCCGCGCGCGCCACCCGATCGGCGACAGCCTAGGACGGGGCGGGGCGCGGCTGCGGCTGCACGGCGGGCGCCGACCACACCGGGGCCGCTCTGAGGCTGGCCAGGGCCAGACTGCTGAGCGCCATCAGCACCATGGTCAGGACCAGGAAGTTGGTGTAACCGCCGAAGTGGTCGGCGGTGGCGCCCGCGGCCAGTGGGCCGAACGCGGTGCCCAGCGACAGCGCGGCCACCAGCCCGCCGAACAGCCCGCCGAAGTTGCGCAGCCCGAAGTAGCGCGACGCGAGGTAGGCAATCACGTCGACCTCGGCGCCGAGGGTCAGACCGAACAGGGCCGCGGCCACCGTCTGGCTGACCGGGCTGCTGCCGTCGATGAGCAGCGCCGCGCAGCCGAGGATCGGCACCAGGTATGCGCACGCGCCGACGATCCGGCCGGGGAACCGGTCGAGCAACAGACCCACCCCGAGCCGCCCGGCGATGGAGAAGACGCCGACCAGCGCGGCGGTGCCCGCCGCGGCGAGGGGATCGGCGCCGGCGTCGCGCAGGATCGGGACCAGGTGCACGACGATGCCCAGCGTGGTGAACGCGAACAGGCCGGCCGCGATCAGGAGCTTGTAGAACGTCGGTGAGCGCAGACCCTCGCCGAGCGTCAGGCCGGGAAGGTCCGCCTGGGTTTCCGGAGCCCGGGGTGCCGGCGCCGGGAGTTCTTGCGCTGCGGGTTTCAGGGCCTCCTTGTCGTCCTGCGCGCCGCGGAAGAAGAACAGGACCGCGATCAGGACCAGCGCGCCCCACAGCGTGCCGAGACTGAAGAACGCTCCGCGCCAACCCCATTCACCGATCAGCAAGGTGGCCAACGGTGGGAACACCGCGGCCGCCAGCGATCCACCCGACAGCGTCACCGCGAACGCGAGGCCCCGGGAGGATTCGAACCGCGTCGCGACCGCCGACGTCCAGACCGTGGTCTGCACCCAGAACGCCGCGAATGCCAGCAGCGACCACAGCAGGATCCAGTTCGTCATGGAACCCGTCGCGGTGCCCAGCAGCGCGAAGGTCGCGGCCATCAGGACGACCCCGGTCAGCCCGACCCGGCGCGGGCCCAGCCGGTCCACCGCGAGGCCGATCGGTAGCGCGGCCACCGCGGCGGCCATGCCCACGATCGTCAGCCCGGCCGAGGTCTCGGCGCGGCTCCACCCGAACGTCTCCTGCAACGGCGCCATGAACGCGCCGAGCGAGTACACGTGGATCACGCCCATCGAGTAGCCGAGACCCGCGGCCACCGGGACCGGGCCGTAGCGCCGCCACTCCGTGATCGCCGTGCTGTCGGTGTTCGCCACCGGACCTTCCATGCTGAGCGAGTGCTCAGGAGTCTATCGGCGCACCCGCCTCCGCAATGCGGCGTTGGGCTTCCCCGACCGAGATGCGCAACCGCCGGGCGAGCACGTCGGCCCACGGTGCGCCCGCCAGTTCGACGGGTGGCGGGGCGGACACCATCCGCGCGAGCAGCCGGCGCTGGGTCACGGCCAGCTGTTTGGTGACCGCGTCGAGTCGGACCAGCAGGGCGCGCTGGTCGACGGGTTGCAGGGTCTGGAACGGCAGCGCGGCGAGCGCGCGGTGGGCGCGGTCCACGGCGTCGAGCGCCGCGGCGACTTCTTTCTTCGAACTCATGTTCGACAGCGTAGGGGCGGGGTCCGACATCGACGGATACGCTGGGGCGATGGCCCGAAAGTTCGCCACCGCCGAGACGGTCGCGCTGCCCGATCTGCTCGACTTCGTCCGGCCCCGGCATCGGATGGTGCTCACGACGTTCCGTTCCGACGGAACCCTGCAGAGTTCCCCGGTGACCGGCGGGGTGGACGGGCAGGGGCGCATCGTCGTCGCGACCTATCCGCAGCGCGCGAAGGTGGCCAACATCCGGCGCCATCCCCAGGCCTGCGTGGTCGTGCTCTCCGACGAGTTCGACGGACCCTATGTCCAGGTCGACGGGGACGCCGAGGTCGTCGACCTGCCCGATGCGGTCGAACCCCTCGTCGAGTACTTCCGGGTCATCGCCGGCGAGCACCCGGACTGGGACGAGTACCGGCAGGCGATGCGCGATCAGAACAAGTGCCTGATCAGGATCACCCCGCGGCGGTGGGGGCCGGTTGCGACCGGAGGTTTCCCGCCCGCCTGACGCGGGGCCCGCGTGGAGGCCGGGCAGGACGGCGCAGCGCGATTGTGGTAGTCAGAGCAAGCAGGCGCATTGCGTCAGCTAGCACGTCAAACTATAGTCTGGACACATGTCCAGGAGGGTTCGGATTTCTTGCTCCACATTATTCGGCCAGGTCAGGGCCGCTCTCCAGGATCAGTGAGCTGAATATGCGCATCGCGTTGCTGTCGTATCGGAGCAAGACCCACTGCGGTGGTCAAGGGGTTTACGTCCGGCATCTGAGCCAGGGGCTCGTCGAACTCGGTCACGACGTCGAGGTCTTCTCCGGCCAGCCCTATCCGGAGATCCTCGATCCGCGGGTCCGGCTGACCGAGGTGCCGAGCCTCGATCTCTATCGGGAGCCGGATCCGTTCCGCATTCCCCGGCCCAGCGAGATCAAGACCCGCATCGACCTCGAGGAGCTGCTGACCACCTGGACCGCCGGGTTCCCCGAGCCGAAGACGTTCAGCATGCGCGCGGCGCGGCTGCTGGCCGCGCGCCGCGGTGACTTCGACGTGGTGCACGACAACCAGTGCCTGGGTACCGGCCTGCTGACGATCCAGAACTCGGGCATGCCGGTGGTGGCCACCGTGCACCATCCGATCACCCGGGACCGGGTGCTCGAGGTGGCGGCCGCAGCGTGGTGGCGCAAGCCGCTCGTGAAGCGCTGGTACGCGTTTGCCGAGATGCAGAAGGACGTCGCCCGGCGGATCCCCGAACTGGTCACCGTGTCGTCGACGTCGGCCGCCGACATCGCCGAGGACTTCGGTGTCGATCCGGGGCAGCTCAACGTCGTTCCGCTCGGGGTGAACACCCAGCTGTTCCAGCCCGCCGAGCACCGGGTGCGCAACCGCATCATCGCGATCGCCAGCGCCGATGTACCGCTCAAGGGAGTCAGCCACCTGCTGCACGCGGTGGCCCGGCTGCGTGTCGAGCGCGACCTCGAGCTGCAGCTGGTCGCCAAGCTGGAGCCCAATGGGCCCACCGAGAAGCTGATCGCCGAACTCGGCATCTCCGACATCGTGCACATCTCCAGCGGGCTGTCGGACTCCGAGCTCGCCGAACTGCTCGCCTCGGCCGAAGTGGCTTGCATCCCTTCGCTTTACGAAGGTTTCTCGCTGCCTGCGGTGGAGGCGATGGCCAGCGGGACGCCGATCGTGGCCAGCCGCGCCGGGGCGCTGCCCGAGGTCGTCGGTACCGACGGCCAGTGCGCACGACTGGTGACACCCGCCGACGTCGCGGAACTGACCGCGGTGCTCGGTGAATTACTGGACTCGCCAAGGGAGTTGCGACGGCTGGGCGACAACGGCCGCCGGCGTGCGCTGGAAGTCTTCAGTTGGGAATCCGTTGCGGCGCAGACCGTCGCGATATACGAACGAGCTTGTGAAAGGGTCGCGACATGCTGACCGTTGACTTCGACCGGCTCGGCGTGGGCGCCGGAACCAAGGTGATCGACGTCGGGTGCGGCGCCGGCCGGCACACGTTCGAGGCGTTCCGGCGGGGTGCCGACGTCATCGGATTCGACCAGAACGCATCGGATCTCAACGACGTCGACCAGATCCTGCAGGCGATGAAGGAGCAGGGCGAGGTACCCGCGTCGGCCAAGGCGGAGGTGGTCAAGGGTGACGCACTCGACCTGCCCTACTCCGACGGCACCTTCGACTGCGTGATCGCCTCCGAGATCCTCGAGCACGTGCCCGCCGACGAGCGTGCCATCTCCGAACTCGTGCGGGTGCTCAAACCCGGTGGGGTGCTGGCGATCACGGTTCCTCGCTGGCTGCCCGAGCGGATCTGCTGGGCGTTGTCCGACGAGTACCACGCCAACGAGGGCGGGCACGTGCGCATCTATCGTGCCGACGAGTTGCGCGACAAGGTGCTCGCGCACGGGCTGAAGCTGACGCACACCCACCACGCGCACGCGTTGCACTCACCGTTCTGGTGGCTCAAATGTGCTGTGGGAACGGAGAAGAACGACCACCCGGCCGTTGCCGCGTACCACAAGCTGCTGGTGTGGGACATGATGGACCGGCCGTGGCTGACGCGCACCGCGGAAGCCGCGCTGAACCCGCTGATCGGCAAGAGCGTCGCCCTCTACTTCAGGAAGCCAGCCACAGCCGATGCCTGACATTCCCGGAGTGCCGGGGGTGTTCACTCCGGCCCAGTGCCGGCAGACAGCCGAATCCATCGCCGCGACGCAAG carries:
- a CDS encoding acyl-CoA dehydrogenase family protein, which encodes MTFDITPTAAQHDLARRTHEFAEEVIRPVAADYDQRQEFPWPVLEEAARRGFYSPLFYRDLIGDPTGLSLPMFMEELFWGCAGIGLAIVMPALALSAIGQAASPEQMLQWAPECFGTPGDLKLAALAISEPEGGSDVRNLRTTARRDGDDWIIDGHKMWIGNGGIANVHVVNAVVDQELGHKGQALFVVPGGTPGLDMVRKLDKLGCRASHTAELKFNSVRIPGDHLLGGQEKLDYKLARAREAVEGGRHSGSATLGTFEQTRPMVAAQALGIARAALEYVTEYANRREAFGAPIIDNQGIAFPLADLATGLDAARLLTWRASWMAATGVPFERGEGSMSKLAASELAVRTTERAIQTMGGYGYIKDHPVEKWYRDAKLYTIFEGTSEIQRIVISNALGAADGKPPLHVDLEPTGGPFNRYLGRGTPARTRAGAGALTMKDRVPAPVMRMAMKFLRPPGR
- a CDS encoding DUF222 domain-containing protein, encoding MSSKKEVAAALDAVDRAHRALAALPFQTLQPVDQRALLVRLDAVTKQLAVTQRRLLARMVSAPPPVELAGAPWADVLARRLRISVGEAQRRIAEAGAPIDS
- a CDS encoding glycosyltransferase family 4 protein, translated to MRIALLSYRSKTHCGGQGVYVRHLSQGLVELGHDVEVFSGQPYPEILDPRVRLTEVPSLDLYREPDPFRIPRPSEIKTRIDLEELLTTWTAGFPEPKTFSMRAARLLAARRGDFDVVHDNQCLGTGLLTIQNSGMPVVATVHHPITRDRVLEVAAAAWWRKPLVKRWYAFAEMQKDVARRIPELVTVSSTSAADIAEDFGVDPGQLNVVPLGVNTQLFQPAEHRVRNRIIAIASADVPLKGVSHLLHAVARLRVERDLELQLVAKLEPNGPTEKLIAELGISDIVHISSGLSDSELAELLASAEVACIPSLYEGFSLPAVEAMASGTPIVASRAGALPEVVGTDGQCARLVTPADVAELTAVLGELLDSPRELRRLGDNGRRRALEVFSWESVAAQTVAIYERACERVATC
- a CDS encoding class I SAM-dependent methyltransferase, with the translated sequence MLTVDFDRLGVGAGTKVIDVGCGAGRHTFEAFRRGADVIGFDQNASDLNDVDQILQAMKEQGEVPASAKAEVVKGDALDLPYSDGTFDCVIASEILEHVPADERAISELVRVLKPGGVLAITVPRWLPERICWALSDEYHANEGGHVRIYRADELRDKVLAHGLKLTHTHHAHALHSPFWWLKCAVGTEKNDHPAVAAYHKLLVWDMMDRPWLTRTAEAALNPLIGKSVALYFRKPATADA
- a CDS encoding PPOX class F420-dependent oxidoreductase; amino-acid sequence: MARKFATAETVALPDLLDFVRPRHRMVLTTFRSDGTLQSSPVTGGVDGQGRIVVATYPQRAKVANIRRHPQACVVVLSDEFDGPYVQVDGDAEVVDLPDAVEPLVEYFRVIAGEHPDWDEYRQAMRDQNKCLIRITPRRWGPVATGGFPPA
- a CDS encoding MFS transporter, with product MANTDSTAITEWRRYGPVPVAAGLGYSMGVIHVYSLGAFMAPLQETFGWSRAETSAGLTIVGMAAAVAALPIGLAVDRLGPRRVGLTGVVLMAATFALLGTATGSMTNWILLWSLLAFAAFWVQTTVWTSAVATRFESSRGLAFAVTLSGGSLAAAVFPPLATLLIGEWGWRGAFFSLGTLWGALVLIAVLFFFRGAQDDKEALKPAAQELPAPAPRAPETQADLPGLTLGEGLRSPTFYKLLIAAGLFAFTTLGIVVHLVPILRDAGADPLAAAGTAALVGVFSIAGRLGVGLLLDRFPGRIVGACAYLVPILGCAALLIDGSSPVSQTVAAALFGLTLGAEVDVIAYLASRYFGLRNFGGLFGGLVAALSLGTAFGPLAAGATADHFGGYTNFLVLTMVLMALSSLALASLRAAPVWSAPAVQPQPRPAPS